A portion of the Pseudomonas sp. GR 6-02 genome contains these proteins:
- the ppa gene encoding inorganic diphosphatase, which translates to MSYSKIPAGKDLPNDIYVAIEIPANHAPIKYEIDKDSDCLFVDRFMATPMFYPANYGYIPNTLADDGDPLDVLVVTPYPVAPGSVIRARPVGILNMTDDGGGDAKVIAVPHDKLSQLYVDVKEYTDLPALLIQQIEHFFANYKDLEKGKWVKIEGWDGADAARAAITKSVAAYKG; encoded by the coding sequence ATGAGCTACAGCAAGATTCCGGCTGGCAAAGACCTGCCGAACGACATCTACGTCGCGATCGAGATCCCGGCCAACCACGCGCCGATCAAATACGAAATCGACAAAGACAGCGACTGCCTGTTCGTTGACCGTTTCATGGCCACCCCAATGTTCTACCCGGCCAACTACGGTTACATCCCGAACACCCTGGCTGACGACGGTGATCCCCTCGACGTGCTGGTCGTGACTCCTTACCCGGTTGCTCCAGGTTCGGTGATCCGCGCGCGTCCAGTCGGCATCCTGAACATGACCGACGACGGCGGCGGCGATGCTAAAGTCATCGCAGTCCCACACGACAAGCTGTCCCAGCTGTACGTGGACGTGAAGGAATACACCGACCTGCCAGCCCTGCTGATCCAGCAGATCGAGCACTTCTTCGCGAACTACAAAGACCTCGAAAAAGGCAAATGGGTGAAAATCGAAGGCTGGGACGGCGCAGACGCCGCCCGCGCCGCGATCACCAAGTCGGTCGCTGCCTACAAAGGCTGA
- a CDS encoding S24 family peptidase — MKKNTSGPRFRALLEAANITTTGFAAFFDTEAQNIHNWYTRGVPAYRMEEVSRLLSVNSDWLKTGEGPKESSRLRVLDESGNTFDAQAIRGIYTVIEPIDVELPFFKETATAPGSNKTHVVEDKGQSIRLPHSHLDSLEIKHANAICTHMIGNSMAEKIEDGSTLAIDRGLTQIIDGEIYAIEHDGMLRIKYLHRMPGNALRLRSHNRAEYPDEIFNAEQIDKQNIRVLGWVFWWSTLNKRRPSVPFL, encoded by the coding sequence ATGAAAAAGAACACTAGCGGCCCACGGTTCAGAGCGCTCCTCGAAGCAGCCAACATCACAACGACAGGATTTGCCGCTTTCTTCGACACGGAAGCGCAAAATATCCATAACTGGTACACCCGTGGTGTGCCCGCTTATCGCATGGAGGAAGTCTCCCGACTTCTGTCTGTCAACAGTGACTGGCTGAAAACCGGCGAAGGCCCTAAAGAGTCCTCACGCCTGCGTGTGCTCGACGAGTCCGGCAACACCTTCGACGCCCAAGCCATCCGGGGCATCTACACGGTGATCGAACCCATCGACGTCGAACTGCCCTTCTTCAAAGAGACCGCCACCGCCCCAGGCTCCAATAAAACCCACGTCGTCGAGGACAAAGGTCAGTCCATCCGCCTACCCCACAGCCACCTCGACTCCCTGGAAATCAAACATGCCAATGCCATCTGCACCCATATGATCGGCAACAGCATGGCCGAAAAGATTGAAGACGGTTCTACCCTCGCCATTGATCGCGGGCTTACGCAGATTATCGATGGCGAGATCTATGCGATCGAGCATGACGGGATGTTGCGAATCAAATACCTGCACCGGATGCCGGGGAATGCATTGCGGCTGCGCAGCCACAACAGGGCTGAGTATCCGGATGAGATCTTCAACGCCGAGCAGATCGACAAGCAGAACATCAGGGTATTGGGATGGGTGTTCTGGTGGTCGACGCTCAACAAACGCAGACCGTCCGTACCGTTCCTGTAA
- a CDS encoding YfaP family protein, protein MKLRYPQVLLLLCAFCVLPATFAAVKLDTPIGGWRTGAPEGEGESFRQTVNYPASSVNTPVGQANTARITGQIQSTPKSNEPGKLIVNGVSMPLKIDPAGHFDRPFSFPKGSNSVEVRSPDGQQRHRTQFLNANGGATPAKLRVLLAWDSDGTDLDLHLITPDGAHIWYGDRVAPNGAALDVDVTTGYGPEIFAMPAPIKGQYLVYVNYYGGGYRSDDEGQEDAVQPLTTAQVTVITEEGTPDEKMETFLVPMRAVGELTLVKGFSYP, encoded by the coding sequence ATGAAACTCCGTTATCCACAGGTCTTGCTGTTGCTTTGCGCTTTTTGCGTACTGCCAGCGACATTTGCCGCCGTCAAACTTGATACGCCCATTGGCGGCTGGCGTACCGGCGCCCCTGAAGGCGAAGGTGAAAGCTTTCGTCAGACGGTCAATTACCCGGCGTCGTCGGTCAACACCCCGGTGGGCCAGGCCAACACCGCGCGCATTACCGGCCAGATCCAATCCACCCCCAAGAGCAATGAACCCGGCAAGCTGATCGTCAACGGCGTCAGCATGCCACTGAAGATCGACCCCGCCGGTCACTTCGACCGCCCGTTCTCATTCCCCAAAGGCAGCAACAGCGTTGAAGTCCGCAGCCCCGATGGCCAACAACGCCACCGCACGCAGTTCCTCAACGCCAACGGCGGCGCCACCCCAGCCAAATTGCGCGTGCTGCTTGCCTGGGACAGCGACGGCACGGACCTGGACCTGCACCTCATCACCCCCGATGGCGCACACATCTGGTACGGCGACCGTGTCGCGCCCAATGGTGCGGCGCTGGATGTGGACGTGACCACCGGCTACGGCCCGGAAATCTTCGCCATGCCCGCGCCGATCAAGGGGCAATACCTGGTGTATGTGAACTACTACGGTGGCGGGTATCGCAGTGATGACGAAGGTCAGGAGGATGCGGTTCAGCCGCTGACCACCGCGCAAGTGACAGTGATTACGGAGGAGGGGACGCCAGATGAAAAGATGGAAACGTTCCTGGTGCCGATGCGGGCGGTGGGGGAGTTGACGTTGGTTAAGGGGTTTAGTTATCCGTGA
- a CDS encoding DUF2300 domain-containing protein, with translation MTRPLVWLLLCLIPALATAQDEPLRLGFKGELLALSQTQVISREPLPDDLQTPLGSLWKLFVYGWLVDTGAREPAYECRGQSKEEVYCCTAGGTIGRDQALVKSCGLYFEPARLGIAGAQWREYWQARQAPKWLLDLPSLQPQTRVSVAELLKVLAVMPAQDQARRVLLDVVLNAADGNVVGELGGRLRVKTWSWLGDQDPSSRQGGFAGWTVDGTPIWAGGRGTSQMVLRHYGQALATVLPSSWPAEAGKCVEVGLFARYPLKRVLSGDRVIAPGPLQGDYRVEFANGNQLDIHSDGELFLLKDKLIARLDREEYVARVLQREARPEPVEAAKALAVAIRTYLLQNATRNGDCLSIDDSSSRQRVAPRPAATESRKIASWTSDLVLAGSNVTYHSDQPGPDKLSWQQAVEQANAGQRYDAILLHAYPRASLSRWDNPVASCEALPAAQDWLQNQRRGWRQRLESEVGYNEVSTFAVCRLAFGRPFVDRERQRIYVRGVLSLQDRLDLTHEYLHLAFEAHPNGQDETYIEGLARHLLLE, from the coding sequence ATGACCCGGCCTCTGGTCTGGTTACTGCTGTGTTTGATTCCTGCGCTGGCGACAGCGCAGGACGAGCCGTTGCGCCTGGGCTTCAAGGGTGAATTGCTTGCGTTGAGCCAGACTCAGGTGATCTCGCGTGAGCCATTGCCTGATGACTTGCAGACGCCGCTGGGCAGCTTGTGGAAGCTGTTTGTCTACGGCTGGCTGGTGGACACCGGCGCGCGCGAGCCCGCTTATGAATGTCGCGGGCAATCGAAGGAAGAAGTTTATTGCTGCACGGCGGGCGGCACGATCGGGCGTGATCAGGCGTTGGTGAAGTCCTGCGGCTTGTACTTTGAGCCTGCGCGCCTGGGCATTGCCGGCGCACAGTGGCGCGAGTATTGGCAGGCCAGACAAGCGCCGAAATGGTTGCTGGATTTGCCGTCGTTGCAACCGCAGACCCGGGTTTCGGTGGCGGAGTTGTTGAAGGTGTTGGCCGTGATGCCGGCGCAGGATCAGGCGCGAAGGGTGTTGCTCGATGTGGTGCTCAATGCCGCGGATGGCAATGTCGTGGGTGAACTCGGTGGTCGGTTGCGGGTGAAAACCTGGAGCTGGCTGGGGGATCAGGATCCTTCGTCGCGCCAAGGCGGATTCGCGGGCTGGACGGTAGACGGCACGCCGATCTGGGCCGGTGGGCGCGGCACCAGCCAAATGGTGTTGCGCCATTATGGTCAGGCGCTGGCGACGGTGCTGCCCTCGTCGTGGCCAGCCGAGGCAGGGAAGTGTGTTGAGGTCGGTCTGTTCGCGCGTTATCCACTGAAACGCGTGTTGTCGGGGGATCGCGTTATAGCGCCCGGCCCTTTGCAAGGCGACTACCGCGTCGAGTTCGCCAACGGCAATCAACTCGATATCCACAGCGACGGCGAGTTGTTCTTGCTCAAAGACAAACTCATCGCCCGCCTCGATCGTGAAGAATACGTCGCCCGCGTCCTGCAGCGCGAAGCCAGGCCTGAACCCGTCGAAGCGGCCAAAGCCCTGGCCGTCGCGATCCGCACCTACCTGCTGCAAAATGCCACTCGCAACGGCGACTGTCTGAGCATCGATGACAGCAGCAGTCGACAGCGCGTCGCGCCACGTCCGGCCGCCACTGAGTCGCGCAAAATCGCCTCGTGGACCAGCGATCTGGTTCTCGCAGGCAGCAACGTCACCTATCACTCCGACCAACCGGGGCCGGACAAACTCTCCTGGCAGCAAGCCGTCGAACAAGCCAATGCCGGCCAACGCTACGACGCCATCCTGCTGCATGCCTACCCGCGCGCCAGCCTCAGTCGCTGGGACAACCCGGTCGCCTCCTGCGAAGCGCTGCCCGCCGCGCAAGACTGGCTGCAAAACCAGCGCCGCGGCTGGCGCCAACGACTCGAAAGCGAAGTCGGCTACAACGAAGTCAGCACCTTTGCGGTCTGCCGCCTGGCCTTTGGTCGTCCGTTTGTCGACCGCGAACGCCAGCGCATCTACGTACGCGGCGTGCTGTCGTTGCAAGACCGCCTCGATCTGACCCACGAATACCTGCACCTGGCCTTCGAAGCACACCCTAACGGCCAGGATGAAACCTACATCGAAGGGCTCGCCCGTCACCTCTTGCTGGAATAG
- a CDS encoding alpha-2-macroglobulin family protein, producing the protein MLRICSKLPLLLALVLPLSAVNAEDTVEPSGYTPVAGESFFLLADSSFASDEQAVVRLEAPGRDYRRFRMEPYGGADIRVYRIDKPLDFLKRQKNLHRVVSDGQFKGEGLSNTLAYLWDNWYRKSRRVMQRAFSYESRKQVTEEVPELKMGTAIAAPTPYDAQPQFALIPGLPVVSQFRYPLWQAKPIQPPEGVKLVGSSSEFVSVSPGNVYIPLGNLKPGLYLVEALIGKYRATTMVFVSNTVAVSKIAGDELLVWAARKHEGSSVPKVNVLWTDGLGVMSSGATDADGLLRLKHVSPERSFVIGEDEEGGVFVSENFYYDSEIYDTKLYAFTDRPLYRPGDWVSLKIVGREFKNARDSVAPTAADVNVTVLDATGTALQSLALKLDSKAGTQGRFQLPDNAVAGGYELRFSYKDQAYSSAFRVAEYIKPHFEISLNLAKQDYRTGEPVKGSLVLLYPDGKPVADAKVSLSLRAQQLSMVDNELQYLGQFPVELTSAELTTDAKGNATLDLPAAEKPSRYMLTVFASDGAAYRVKTTKEILIDRGAASFRLSAPQRFSAVGDKVAFSYANEGGSEQSKAVNPSSYSWVRLEDQTTGEGKLAAKDKGFSLAFDRPGTYNLTLKDDHGRVLGATGHSVTGDGVKAVPGTVEIVLDQPEYKAGDEALALITFPEPVSDALLSLERDKVEATALLSKGADWLKMEKLSDTQYRARIAVKDNFAPNLTFSVLYTKGGQYSFQNAGIKVVAPQIDVAITTDKEAYQPGDTVSVDLTTQFAGKPIPAHLTVSVVDEMIYALQPEVAPTIDQFFYHPRRNNVRTSASLSFISYDVALPGSPGAPGKANRSERGVKVLERPRREDVDTAAWQPELITDANGKTRFTFKMPDSLTRWRITARAIADDGQVGQKKQFVRSEKPLYLKWSGPTKFRNGDKPDLGVFAFSQAEKPVKAELVIHYAGAEQRVPVTLNNGVNYVPLPAFTLANGDWTAELVQDGKTADALAVRLTATGEGWQVTQSQSLDAVSGDTPLTLPADATDIRLRLDDSPQAVFRSALDDLLSYPYGGVEQTASRLLPLSIAYPTLSSNPQIRDRLRLIMQNSRLRLVQMAGPSACFTWWGFDGEPDAFLTAYAYYADWHASKVLELSLPPEHWQRVLEVYAKQAQNTPLLQRALILSFAKQMQLPVNTLLSGLIDDLVKAGEGNAASVMDDGAESLVMNDPDSALGLASARVLTASLARQAKVNLPPAFSRQVDAAQQQVAASAQPFVEALNLSLQTFDQAHAQALLQRLLPQQSTLERALALTWLQRSIEQASPTIALAPGEGWKKRYSDTGEMYWTWQGSSPVPAALSLTGTQERPLRAMLSFQTKQPAIDPMAVTITRRLSRLVPGDEAFEFKLEAVGTKPLSSDSLYLDEVIITSKAAKPLRYGMLEVPLPPGADVERTTWGIKLMGKAGTEPTSLEKARFEPGQMAYAVPVDALSGELRLRHLVRFSQKGQFNLPPVRFTQVYAPQHQAQEQKQALGQVTVN; encoded by the coding sequence ATGCTGCGCATTTGCTCAAAACTGCCTCTTTTGCTTGCGTTGGTTCTGCCGCTGTCGGCAGTCAACGCCGAAGACACCGTCGAGCCGAGCGGCTATACGCCGGTAGCCGGTGAAAGCTTTTTCCTGTTGGCCGACAGCAGTTTCGCCAGCGACGAACAAGCGGTGGTACGCCTCGAAGCGCCGGGTCGTGACTATCGCCGGTTCCGCATGGAGCCTTACGGCGGTGCGGACATTCGGGTGTATCGCATCGACAAGCCGCTGGATTTCCTCAAGCGCCAGAAGAACTTGCACCGTGTGGTCAGCGACGGCCAGTTCAAGGGCGAAGGCCTGTCGAACACCCTCGCGTACCTGTGGGACAACTGGTACCGCAAATCCCGTCGGGTGATGCAGCGGGCGTTTTCCTACGAGTCGCGTAAACAAGTCACCGAGGAAGTGCCGGAACTGAAGATGGGTACCGCCATCGCCGCGCCAACGCCCTACGACGCCCAGCCACAATTTGCTTTGATTCCGGGCCTGCCGGTGGTCAGCCAATTCCGTTATCCGCTATGGCAAGCCAAACCGATCCAGCCGCCTGAAGGCGTGAAACTGGTTGGTTCTTCCAGTGAGTTCGTCAGCGTCTCGCCGGGCAACGTGTACATCCCGTTGGGCAACCTGAAACCGGGCCTGTATCTGGTGGAAGCGCTGATCGGCAAGTACCGCGCGACCACCATGGTGTTCGTCTCCAACACCGTGGCCGTGAGCAAGATTGCCGGTGATGAATTGCTGGTGTGGGCCGCGCGCAAACACGAGGGCAGTTCGGTGCCCAAGGTTAATGTGCTGTGGACCGATGGCTTGGGCGTGATGAGCAGTGGCGCGACCGATGCCGATGGTTTGCTGCGCTTGAAACACGTCAGCCCGGAGCGCTCGTTCGTGATCGGCGAGGACGAAGAGGGCGGGGTGTTCGTCTCCGAGAACTTCTATTACGACAGCGAAATCTACGACACCAAACTCTATGCGTTTACCGATCGACCGCTGTACCGGCCGGGTGATTGGGTGTCGTTGAAAATCGTTGGTCGCGAGTTCAAGAATGCCCGGGATTCCGTGGCGCCGACCGCTGCCGATGTCAATGTGACGGTGCTCGATGCCACCGGTACTGCGCTGCAGTCGTTGGCGTTGAAGCTCGATTCCAAGGCCGGCACCCAGGGCCGTTTCCAGTTGCCGGACAATGCGGTGGCGGGCGGTTATGAGCTGCGTTTCAGCTACAAGGATCAGGCCTACAGCAGCGCCTTCCGCGTGGCTGAGTACATCAAGCCGCACTTCGAGATCTCCCTGAACCTGGCCAAGCAGGATTACCGTACCGGCGAGCCGGTCAAAGGCAGCCTGGTGTTGTTGTACCCGGACGGTAAACCGGTGGCCGACGCCAAGGTGAGCCTGAGCCTGCGCGCCCAGCAGTTGTCGATGGTCGATAACGAACTGCAATACCTGGGGCAATTCCCGGTGGAGCTGACCAGCGCCGAACTGACCACCGACGCCAAGGGCAACGCGACGCTTGACCTGCCCGCCGCCGAGAAACCGAGCCGCTACATGCTCACCGTGTTCGCCAGTGATGGCGCGGCGTACCGGGTCAAGACCACCAAGGAAATCCTCATCGACCGTGGTGCCGCCAGTTTCCGCCTGAGCGCGCCGCAACGGTTCAGCGCGGTGGGCGACAAGGTTGCCTTCAGCTACGCCAATGAAGGTGGCAGCGAGCAGAGCAAAGCGGTCAACCCGAGCAGCTACAGCTGGGTGCGACTCGAAGATCAGACCACTGGTGAAGGAAAACTCGCCGCCAAGGACAAAGGCTTCAGCCTGGCCTTCGACCGTCCGGGTACTTACAACCTGACGCTGAAGGATGATCATGGCCGCGTGCTTGGTGCGACCGGTCATTCGGTCACGGGTGATGGCGTCAAAGCCGTGCCCGGCACCGTGGAAATCGTCCTCGACCAACCCGAGTACAAGGCTGGTGACGAAGCCCTCGCGTTGATCACCTTCCCCGAGCCGGTCAGCGATGCGTTGTTGTCGCTCGAGCGCGACAAGGTCGAGGCCACGGCGTTGCTGTCCAAGGGCGCCGACTGGCTGAAGATGGAAAAACTCAGCGACACCCAATACCGCGCGCGCATCGCGGTGAAGGACAACTTCGCGCCGAACCTGACGTTCTCCGTGCTCTACACCAAGGGCGGTCAGTACAGCTTCCAGAACGCCGGTATCAAGGTGGTCGCGCCACAGATCGATGTGGCGATCACTACCGACAAAGAGGCGTATCAACCCGGCGATACCGTGTCCGTGGACCTCACCACCCAGTTCGCCGGCAAGCCGATTCCGGCGCACCTGACGGTCAGCGTGGTCGACGAAATGATCTACGCGCTGCAACCGGAAGTGGCGCCGACCATCGACCAGTTCTTCTACCACCCGCGCCGCAACAACGTGCGCACCAGCGCCAGTTTGTCGTTCATCAGCTACGACGTGGCACTGCCGGGCAGCCCGGGTGCGCCGGGCAAAGCCAACCGCAGCGAGCGTGGGGTGAAAGTGCTGGAGCGGCCGCGTCGTGAAGACGTCGACACCGCCGCGTGGCAGCCGGAATTGATCACCGACGCCAACGGCAAGACCCGCTTCACCTTCAAGATGCCGGACTCCTTGACCCGCTGGCGCATCACCGCCCGCGCCATCGCCGATGACGGTCAGGTCGGGCAGAAGAAGCAATTCGTGCGCTCGGAAAAACCGCTGTACCTGAAGTGGAGCGGCCCGACCAAATTCCGTAACGGCGACAAACCGGATCTTGGCGTATTCGCTTTCAGTCAGGCCGAGAAACCGGTCAAGGCTGAGCTGGTGATTCATTACGCCGGTGCCGAGCAACGTGTGCCGGTCACACTGAACAACGGCGTCAACTACGTCCCATTGCCGGCATTCACATTGGCCAATGGCGATTGGACCGCCGAGCTGGTGCAGGATGGCAAAACCGCTGATGCATTAGCCGTACGCCTGACCGCGACTGGCGAAGGCTGGCAGGTGACCCAGAGCCAAAGCCTGGACGCGGTCAGCGGCGACACGCCGTTGACCTTGCCGGCGGACGCCACGGATATTCGCCTGCGTCTGGATGACAGCCCGCAAGCGGTGTTCCGTTCGGCCCTCGACGATCTGCTGAGCTATCCGTATGGCGGCGTCGAACAAACCGCTAGCCGTCTGCTGCCGCTGAGCATCGCCTATCCAACGCTGTCGTCGAACCCACAGATCCGTGATCGCTTGCGTTTGATCATGCAGAACAGCCGCCTGCGTCTGGTGCAAATGGCCGGGCCGTCGGCGTGCTTCACTTGGTGGGGCTTTGACGGCGAGCCGGATGCATTCCTCACCGCTTACGCCTATTACGCCGACTGGCACGCCAGCAAAGTGCTGGAACTGAGCCTGCCGCCGGAGCACTGGCAGCGGGTGTTGGAGGTGTACGCGAAACAGGCGCAGAACACACCACTGTTGCAGCGGGCGTTGATTCTGTCGTTTGCCAAACAGATGCAATTGCCGGTGAACACGCTGCTCAGCGGTTTGATCGACGACCTGGTGAAAGCCGGCGAAGGCAATGCCGCGAGCGTGATGGACGATGGCGCAGAGAGCCTGGTCATGAACGATCCGGATTCGGCCTTGGGGCTGGCCAGTGCTCGGGTGTTGACCGCGTCTTTGGCGCGTCAGGCCAAGGTCAATCTGCCGCCGGCATTCAGCCGTCAAGTGGATGCTGCGCAACAGCAAGTGGCCGCCAGCGCTCAACCGTTTGTCGAAGCCCTGAACCTGTCGCTGCAGACTTTCGATCAGGCTCATGCACAAGCGTTGTTGCAACGCCTGTTGCCACAGCAATCGACCCTGGAACGCGCGTTGGCGCTGACCTGGTTGCAACGCAGCATCGAGCAGGCCTCTCCGACCATCGCACTGGCACCGGGTGAGGGCTGGAAGAAACGTTACAGTGATACCGGTGAGATGTATTGGACGTGGCAGGGCTCTTCGCCAGTGCCGGCGGCATTGTCGCTGACCGGGACGCAAGAGCGCCCGCTACGCGCCATGTTGAGCTTCCAGACCAAACAACCGGCAATCGATCCGATGGCTGTGACCATCACCCGTCGCCTGTCGCGTCTGGTGCCGGGTGATGAAGCGTTCGAATTCAAACTCGAAGCGGTCGGCACCAAGCCGTTGTCCAGCGACAGCCTGTACCTGGACGAAGTGATCATCACCAGCAAAGCCGCGAAACCGCTGCGCTACGGCATGCTCGAAGTGCCGCTGCCACCGGGTGCGGACGTCGAGCGCACCACGTGGGGCATCAAGCTGATGGGCAAGGCCGGCACCGAGCCGACCTCGCTGGAGAAGGCCCGTTTCGAGCCGGGGCAAATGGCCTATGCGGTGCCAGTGGATGCGCTGAGCGGTGAGTTGCGCCTGCGTCATCTGGTGCGCTTCTCGCAAAAAGGCCAGTTCAACCTGCCGCCGGTGCGCTTCACGCAGGTCTACGCGCCACAGCACCAGGCTCAGGAACAGAAGCAGGCGCTTGGCCAGGTCACGGTCAATTGA
- a CDS encoding DUF1175 domain-containing protein: MAAAGVESPVTALIRGLGLLALLLGTRTFASEAAALDPQQSQVFRAWFVRIAQEQLTQGPSPRWYQQDCAGLVRFAANEALKVHDDKWLRSNGLSNRYLPPELQLSDAQRGLAQQWQQGGGKVGPYVNAIKLIQFNSHLVGRDLAQARPGDLMFFDQGDDQHLMIWMGRFIAYHTGTTTPTDNGMRSASLQQLMTWKDTRWIPDAANPNFIGVYRLNFLSQ; the protein is encoded by the coding sequence ATGGCTGCCGCTGGAGTGGAAAGCCCTGTGACCGCACTCATCCGAGGCCTCGGCTTGCTGGCGTTGCTGCTGGGGACCCGCACATTCGCCAGCGAAGCCGCCGCGCTCGACCCGCAGCAATCCCAGGTATTCCGTGCCTGGTTCGTGCGCATCGCCCAGGAACAATTGACCCAAGGCCCGAGCCCGCGCTGGTATCAGCAGGACTGCGCCGGGCTGGTGCGGTTTGCCGCCAACGAAGCGCTGAAAGTCCATGACGACAAATGGCTGCGCAGCAATGGCCTGTCCAACCGCTACCTGCCGCCGGAGTTGCAACTGAGTGACGCCCAACGCGGCCTCGCCCAGCAATGGCAGCAGGGCGGCGGCAAGGTCGGGCCCTACGTCAACGCGATCAAACTGATTCAGTTCAACAGTCATCTGGTCGGCCGCGACCTGGCCCAGGCCCGGCCCGGCGACCTGATGTTTTTCGATCAGGGCGATGACCAGCACCTGATGATCTGGATGGGCCGCTTCATCGCCTATCACACCGGCACCACCACCCCCACCGACAACGGCATGCGCTCCGCAAGCCTGCAGCAACTCATGACATGGAAGGACACCCGATGGATACCCGACGCAGCCAACCCCAACTTCATCGGCGTCTATCGACTGAACTTTCTCTCCCAATGA
- a CDS encoding DUF2138 domain-containing protein produces MSDNTIPPAASPAAAPAAKPPRRWPALVIGLCLVAGVAGGLGWFLHKPKAPPAQLASDKLGMSRPDGLLETHSLSQLPKDLLAVPFLKETLTEDFVFYYEAHADRLGLIGSLRRIIYEHDLKLQDSLIEQLFDQPADVALWRGADGRLKDFLLVMDRGGLAKVLEPLAKVALDDSQLSKLGEVKVGADAVTLYQLNYNASKSLVFASHGDKLVVLSNPAKLYDPDNGALEETGGVSTKAIAALLNGDKLFPEAFGLPPRAPEVKQRLSVNSSVLAMGYQRFIPNFAGLRFDMDDKGWHSFLAMDELDKQPDFDFKPIWQAMPMGASACVALPLAAEQQKPLLVKLGAEESVAQALTEHMAGAAGLCWYADSRLYTPLLVASLNDDDSAKLDGDLGNLFGSMVGAYEGNVAEHAFPVVEKQDGKTHQWQRQVSSNFGPYKAKDAEQPDAITGKAFMRVSLARHGSTLLFSLDDKLVDKALGTLDKRFPPLADVLPKDLLMPIYFGPDSMAQLMQQETLDSLPQDMEPVFYNAAQTYLIPKLRTLGGYGKYALTLPKGSEPDGHWQWLPLEWKAL; encoded by the coding sequence ATGAGTGATAACACGATTCCACCAGCAGCTTCCCCGGCCGCCGCACCCGCTGCCAAACCTCCTCGCCGCTGGCCAGCGCTGGTGATCGGGCTATGCCTGGTGGCCGGCGTGGCGGGCGGATTGGGCTGGTTCCTGCACAAACCCAAGGCCCCGCCTGCGCAATTGGCCAGTGACAAACTGGGCATGAGCCGGCCGGACGGTCTGCTCGAAACCCATTCCTTGAGTCAGCTGCCCAAGGATTTGCTGGCCGTGCCGTTCCTCAAGGAAACCCTGACCGAAGATTTCGTCTTCTATTACGAAGCTCACGCCGACCGTCTCGGTTTGATTGGCAGTCTGCGGCGGATTATTTACGAGCATGACCTGAAGCTGCAGGACAGCCTGATCGAGCAGCTCTTCGACCAACCGGCGGATGTGGCGCTGTGGCGTGGGGCGGATGGGCGTCTCAAGGATTTCCTGTTGGTGATGGATCGCGGCGGACTGGCCAAGGTGCTGGAGCCTTTGGCGAAAGTGGCGCTGGATGATTCGCAACTGAGCAAGCTCGGCGAAGTGAAAGTCGGTGCCGACGCCGTCACCCTCTATCAGCTCAACTACAACGCCAGCAAGTCGTTGGTGTTTGCTTCCCATGGCGACAAATTGGTGGTGCTGTCCAATCCGGCCAAACTCTACGACCCGGATAACGGGGCTTTGGAGGAAACCGGCGGCGTTTCGACCAAGGCGATTGCCGCCTTGCTCAACGGCGACAAACTGTTCCCCGAAGCCTTCGGCCTGCCGCCGCGTGCGCCCGAGGTAAAACAACGCCTCTCGGTCAACTCCAGCGTGTTGGCCATGGGTTATCAGCGCTTCATCCCGAACTTTGCCGGCCTGCGTTTCGACATGGATGACAAGGGCTGGCACAGCTTCCTCGCCATGGACGAACTGGACAAGCAGCCGGACTTCGACTTCAAACCGATCTGGCAAGCCATGCCGATGGGCGCCAGCGCTTGCGTGGCCTTGCCGTTGGCCGCCGAACAACAGAAACCGCTGCTGGTGAAACTTGGCGCCGAAGAGTCCGTGGCCCAGGCCCTGACCGAACATATGGCCGGTGCCGCCGGCCTGTGCTGGTACGCCGATTCGCGGCTGTACACGCCGCTGCTGGTGGCCAGCCTGAATGACGATGACAGTGCCAAACTCGACGGTGACTTGGGCAACCTGTTCGGCTCGATGGTCGGTGCCTACGAAGGCAATGTTGCCGAGCACGCATTCCCGGTGGTCGAGAAACAGGACGGTAAAACCCACCAGTGGCAGCGCCAGGTCAGCTCCAACTTCGGCCCCTATAAGGCCAAGGATGCCGAGCAGCCGGACGCGATCACCGGCAAAGCCTTCATGCGCGTCAGTCTGGCGCGCCACGGTTCGACGCTGCTGTTCTCCCTCGACGACAAACTCGTCGACAAAGCGCTGGGCACCCTCGACAAACGCTTCCCGCCGCTGGCTGACGTGCTGCCGAAAGACCTGCTGATGCCGATCTATTTCGGCCCCGACTCCATGGCGCAACTGATGCAGCAGGAAACCCTCGACAGCCTGCCGCAGGACATGGAACCGGTGTTCTACAACGCCGCGCAAACCTACCTGATCCCGAAACTGCGCACCCTTGGCGGCTACGGCAAATACGCCCTGACCTTGCCCAAAGGCAGCGAGCCCGACGGCCATTGGCAATGGCTGCCGCTGGAGTGGAAAGCCCTGTGA